In Planctomycetia bacterium, one DNA window encodes the following:
- a CDS encoding type II secretion system protein — MTRHCAPLRLFRSRGFTLIELLVVISIIAVLISILLPALSLAKEQGKKTVCMSNLRQVGSAMGLYLSDGNDNLPFTYIHQTFNNTNYFYPGTDIYSSYSWGGQRAPRPDPGENNADFALVPPELRPLNKFLAKGVIGKADVKVTRCPGDISSLSPTIGFGPAPIENEDVKSSWEAFGTSYSINWFFIEDPLIPEMVTDQVVGGNSFDKHLLFWGRRVLGANVGGLGSEFVIMWENQCDQLFVGANEKGKGRRGPGWHKKFSFHTMLFLDGHVEHRYFDTRYSVRPGWRIWNFRRNIPLGQ; from the coding sequence ATGACACGGCATTGCGCCCCGTTACGGTTATTCCGCAGCCGCGGTTTCACGCTGATCGAGCTGCTGGTCGTGATCTCGATCATCGCCGTGCTGATCTCGATCCTGCTTCCGGCGTTGTCGCTTGCAAAAGAGCAGGGCAAGAAAACCGTCTGCATGTCCAACCTGCGGCAGGTCGGATCGGCCATGGGGCTGTACCTCTCCGACGGGAACGACAACCTTCCGTTCACGTACATTCACCAGACGTTCAACAATACGAATTACTTCTACCCCGGCACGGACATCTACAGCAGTTACTCCTGGGGCGGGCAGCGCGCCCCGCGACCTGACCCTGGCGAGAACAACGCCGATTTCGCCCTCGTCCCGCCGGAGCTGCGTCCGCTGAACAAATTCCTGGCCAAGGGGGTCATCGGCAAGGCCGACGTGAAGGTCACGCGCTGCCCGGGCGACATCTCCTCGCTTTCGCCCACCATTGGTTTCGGACCGGCACCCATCGAGAATGAAGACGTCAAGAGTTCATGGGAGGCCTTCGGCACCAGTTACAGCATCAACTGGTTTTTCATTGAAGACCCGCTGATCCCCGAAATGGTCACCGATCAGGTCGTCGGCGGGAACTCGTTTGACAAGCACCTCCTGTTCTGGGGGCGTCGCGTGCTGGGTGCGAACGTCGGCGGGCTTGGCTCTGAATTCGTCATCATGTGGGAAAACCAGTGCGACCAGCTATTCGTCGGCGCAAACGAGAAAGGCAAGGGCCGCCGCGGCCCCGGGTGGCACAAGAAATTCTCCTTCCACACCATGCTCTTCCTTGACGGCCACGTCGAACACCGGTATTTCGATACGCGGTACTCCGTGCGACCGGGCTGGCGGATCTGGAACTTCCGCCGCAACATACCCTTGGGTCAATAG
- a CDS encoding site-specific DNA-methyltransferase encodes MTTATVIPRSRSTLKTSKKTAADYLNRVFEGDCLEIMPDLPSESVDMVLCDLPYGTTQNVWDSVIPLDRLWSQYERLIKPRGVIALMGQGLFTARLMLSNPRLFRYKIAWVKSKPTNFLNAKKQPLRKHEDICIFYKNQPTYNPQMSVGEPYNKGFRKDQFTGSYGEFKPVVVKSNGERYPTDVVYFKTAESEGTVLHPTQKPVALGRYLIRTFTNPGDVVLDNACGVGSFLVAAAVEGRHYIGIERNREVLLHRRYPVDYIEICKQRLASVIAERRARLF; translated from the coding sequence ATGACAACTGCGACCGTGATTCCCAGGAGTCGCTCGACGCTGAAAACAAGTAAAAAAACAGCAGCCGACTATCTGAACCGGGTTTTCGAGGGCGATTGTCTGGAGATCATGCCAGACCTTCCCTCTGAATCGGTGGACATGGTGTTGTGCGACCTTCCCTATGGGACGACCCAAAACGTGTGGGATAGCGTGATTCCCCTGGATCGGCTTTGGTCGCAATACGAACGCCTCATCAAGCCGCGCGGCGTGATTGCATTGATGGGGCAAGGCTTGTTTACCGCCCGACTCATGCTTTCCAATCCGCGCTTGTTCCGATACAAGATTGCATGGGTGAAGTCGAAGCCCACCAATTTCCTGAACGCGAAGAAGCAGCCGTTGAGAAAGCACGAAGACATATGCATTTTTTACAAGAACCAACCCACCTACAACCCGCAGATGTCGGTTGGCGAGCCGTATAACAAGGGGTTCCGCAAAGATCAGTTTACGGGGAGCTATGGTGAGTTCAAGCCGGTTGTCGTCAAAAGCAACGGCGAACGCTATCCGACGGATGTGGTCTATTTTAAAACAGCGGAGAGCGAAGGCACCGTGCTCCACCCGACGCAGAAGCCGGTTGCGTTGGGGCGCTACCTGATTCGCACGTTTACCAACCCCGGCGATGTCGTCTTGGACAACGCATGCGGCGTCGGGAGTTTTCTTGTGGCCGCCGCCGTCGAGGGCCGCCACTACATTGGGATTGAACGAAACAGAGAAGTGTTGTTGCACCGGCGCTACCCCGTGGATTACATCGAAATATGCAAGCAAAGGCTCGCCAGCGTGATCGCAGAGAGGCGGGCCAGATTGTTCTAA
- a CDS encoding dUTP diphosphatase: protein MLEELFAHQSELNRRIGFDPDELRRQFDPLKAGEWLNNYIMATANELEELRNCTYWKHWCAEAREGRRFELHDLQNARVEVIDLLFFWISMAQCVGLSAADVLDLYRQKLKVNHARQDNNYSMQNKTEDDNKHIGIDRA, encoded by the coding sequence ATGCTCGAAGAACTATTCGCGCACCAATCGGAACTCAACCGCCGGATCGGCTTTGACCCCGATGAATTGCGCCGTCAGTTCGACCCTCTCAAGGCCGGTGAGTGGCTGAACAATTACATCATGGCAACCGCCAACGAGCTGGAAGAGCTGCGCAACTGCACCTACTGGAAACACTGGTGCGCCGAGGCTAGGGAAGGCCGCCGGTTCGAACTGCACGACCTTCAAAACGCCCGTGTCGAAGTCATCGACCTGCTCTTTTTCTGGATCTCGATGGCCCAGTGCGTGGGTCTGTCCGCTGCCGACGTGCTGGACCTCTATCGCCAGAAGCTCAAGGTCAACCACGCCCGGCAGGACAACAATTACTCGATGCAGAACAAGACCGAGGACGACAATAAGCACATCGGTATCGATCGGGCGTAG
- a CDS encoding 4Fe-4S binding protein — translation MTYVIAEPCIGVKDGACVAVCPVDCIHPTKDELNAGREEMLYIDPAVCIDCGLCVDECPVKAIFPDDALPPEWIKYIQINAEYYQRVMPRRA, via the coding sequence ATGACCTACGTTATTGCGGAACCATGCATCGGCGTGAAGGACGGCGCGTGCGTCGCCGTCTGTCCGGTCGATTGCATTCACCCAACCAAGGACGAACTCAACGCCGGCCGCGAAGAGATGCTCTACATCGATCCCGCTGTCTGCATCGATTGCGGCCTCTGCGTCGATGAATGCCCCGTCAAGGCGATCTTTCCCGACGACGCCCTGCCCCCCGAGTGGATCAAGTACATTCAAATCAACGCCGAGTACTACCAGCGCGTGATGCCCCGCCGCGCGTGA
- a CDS encoding glycosyltransferase, with the protein MSGEHWIIGVAAALWLAAMVHAVAALAEGRRFDRFVARCVREAPALFDAAGRFRYQPRVAIILPCCGIDEKLEQTVAALKAQRYEDFEVVFTFASADDSAYAAIGAMTANWDRPVTRRVVAGDATSRGQKVHNLLAAVAAVSADREVYVFLDSDAVPGPDWLGHLVAPLAEETTGAATGYRWYTAGRGVASQLRSAWNAATVTLLADERSNFCWGGGTAIRRDVFDRCDVRAAWDNAVSDDYALSEAVRAAGLHIRFVPYALAPSSDATTLKGFWSFALRQIILTRVYAPHVWRAGLLLCLNLVVGGTAAAVLFFAALFGWIGATGVTWPAFAAWMALLAAIIGRAAYRQRAVRRVLRPPDATWRDAWADLSAVTFSGLMFLALMIASMRTRRIVWRGIEYDMVSPRCTRILNRAGSHANQKSPNAGLQ; encoded by the coding sequence ATGAGCGGGGAGCACTGGATTATTGGGGTGGCGGCGGCACTATGGCTCGCGGCGATGGTTCACGCGGTCGCAGCGCTGGCCGAGGGGCGACGGTTTGATCGATTTGTCGCTCGTTGCGTGCGCGAGGCGCCCGCGTTGTTCGATGCGGCCGGCCGATTCAGGTATCAACCGCGCGTCGCGATCATTCTCCCCTGCTGCGGAATCGACGAGAAGCTCGAGCAGACGGTTGCCGCGCTCAAGGCCCAGCGCTACGAGGACTTCGAAGTGGTGTTCACGTTTGCCTCGGCTGACGATTCGGCTTATGCGGCGATCGGCGCTATGACGGCGAATTGGGATCGACCGGTTACGCGGCGCGTCGTGGCCGGCGATGCGACCTCGCGCGGGCAGAAGGTTCACAACCTGCTGGCGGCGGTGGCGGCGGTCTCGGCGGATCGAGAAGTCTATGTTTTTCTGGATTCAGACGCCGTGCCGGGTCCTGATTGGCTGGGCCATCTCGTGGCGCCCCTGGCCGAGGAAACGACGGGAGCGGCGACGGGCTATCGCTGGTACACGGCGGGCCGTGGCGTCGCGTCGCAGCTTCGCTCGGCGTGGAACGCGGCGACGGTCACGCTGCTGGCCGACGAGCGCTCCAACTTCTGCTGGGGCGGCGGCACGGCGATTCGCCGCGATGTGTTCGATCGCTGCGACGTACGCGCCGCGTGGGACAATGCCGTGTCGGACGACTACGCGTTGAGCGAGGCCGTGCGCGCCGCCGGTCTGCACATCCGCTTCGTGCCGTACGCGCTGGCCCCCAGCAGCGACGCGACGACGCTGAAGGGCTTCTGGTCGTTCGCGCTCCGGCAGATCATCCTGACGCGCGTCTATGCACCGCACGTCTGGCGCGCGGGCCTGCTGCTGTGTCTCAATCTTGTCGTCGGCGGCACGGCGGCGGCGGTTCTCTTCTTCGCGGCGCTGTTCGGCTGGATCGGCGCAACAGGGGTCACGTGGCCGGCCTTCGCCGCGTGGATGGCGCTGCTGGCGGCGATCATCGGTCGAGCGGCCTATCGGCAGCGCGCCGTCCGCCGCGTGCTGCGCCCGCCCGATGCGACCTGGCGCGATGCGTGGGCGGATTTGAGCGCGGTGACGTTCTCGGGGCTGATGTTCCTTGCGCTGATGATCGCGTCGATGCGGACGCGGCGCATCGTCTGGCGCGGCATCGAGTACGACATGGTCTCTCCGCGCTGCACGCGCATCCTGAACCGCGCCGGATCGCACGCGAATCAGAAATCGCCGAACGCCGGCCTACAATGA
- a CDS encoding saccharopine dehydrogenase NADP-binding domain-containing protein codes for MKKAIVLGCGLVGRAIAEDLAADAALNVTVADVSEANLARTRADLRLQRMQADLSSAEGVARAIAPFDLVVGALPSALGLMALRVVIESRKPYADISFMAEDATSLSGLARERGVTAVVDCGVAPGLANILIGQAAARLARVTDAVYYVGGLPRTRSWPYEYKAPFAPLDVLEEYTRPARFIENGSMVTRPALSEPELMDFEPVGTLEAFNTDGLRSLLTTIPADNMKEKTLRYPGHAALMRVLRETGYFSKDEITLKNGAKVRPIDVTSRLLFPLWELKPGEPEFTLLHVRVSGRDATGAAVRYVHHLFDQNDAATGHSSMARTTGYPCALVARMILEGRISEPGIHPPEVLGRDEALVGDLLRRLATRGVRVESRVEAVA; via the coding sequence ATGAAGAAAGCCATTGTATTGGGCTGCGGCCTGGTGGGCCGAGCGATCGCCGAAGACCTTGCCGCGGACGCCGCGCTGAACGTCACCGTTGCCGACGTGTCGGAGGCCAATCTCGCTCGCACCCGCGCCGACCTTCGCCTCCAGCGCATGCAGGCCGACCTCTCGTCCGCCGAAGGCGTTGCTCGCGCGATCGCGCCGTTTGACCTCGTCGTCGGCGCGCTGCCCAGCGCGCTGGGGCTGATGGCCCTTCGTGTCGTGATCGAGTCGCGTAAGCCCTACGCGGACATCTCGTTCATGGCCGAGGATGCGACGTCGTTAAGCGGCCTGGCGCGCGAGCGCGGCGTCACGGCGGTCGTCGATTGCGGCGTCGCGCCGGGGCTGGCGAACATCCTAATCGGCCAGGCGGCGGCCCGGCTCGCTCGCGTGACCGACGCGGTGTACTACGTCGGCGGCCTGCCGCGCACGCGGAGCTGGCCTTACGAGTACAAGGCGCCGTTCGCGCCGCTGGATGTGCTGGAGGAATACACGCGCCCCGCGCGATTCATCGAAAATGGAAGCATGGTGACCCGACCGGCGCTTTCCGAGCCGGAGCTGATGGACTTCGAGCCGGTCGGCACCCTGGAAGCCTTCAACACCGACGGCCTGCGCAGCCTGTTGACGACGATCCCGGCGGACAACATGAAAGAGAAGACGCTGCGCTATCCGGGGCACGCGGCCCTGATGCGCGTGCTGCGCGAGACGGGCTACTTCAGCAAGGATGAAATAACGCTCAAGAACGGCGCGAAAGTGCGGCCGATTGACGTGACCAGCCGCTTGTTGTTTCCGTTGTGGGAGCTGAAGCCCGGAGAGCCGGAGTTCACGCTTCTGCACGTGCGGGTGTCGGGGCGCGATGCGACCGGAGCAGCCGTGCGATACGTCCATCATTTGTTTGATCAGAACGATGCGGCGACGGGTCATTCTTCGATGGCGCGGACAACGGGTTACCCGTGCGCGCTTGTCGCGCGAATGATCCTCGAAGGGCGTATCAGCGAGCCGGGGATCCATCCGCCCGAAGTGCTTGGGCGCGACGAAGCGTTGGTCGGCGATCTGCTGCGGCGGCTTGCGACGCGCGGCGTGCGCGTGGAATCGCGCGTCGAGGCGGTGGCGTAA